From the Mangifera indica cultivar Alphonso chromosome 10, CATAS_Mindica_2.1, whole genome shotgun sequence genome, one window contains:
- the LOC123227963 gene encoding DNA repair protein REV1 isoform X2, translating into MSFDSSRSANSGQKIKRNFNSMQSNSVSNSNTSVNNNKKKKKTNQKTLGVGWGSNSLASSRSSFRNSPFSNFGSYMVEKNRKLQSQFDAEASSSSHSDSTSGRPIFQGISIFVDGFTVPSSQELRGYMLKYGGRHENYFSRRRVTHIICSNLPDSKIKNLRSFSGGLPVVKPGWVLDSIAANKLLSWVPYQLDQLANNQPKLSDFFALKRSHFSESTPVFYQAKPETEDSSLNNGPSKNADLSELGGSVEHECQTRGEIEDPVVACTNEKITEQQSSSTGKSCEVDTPEQSNADVESNSCIKDELQSRRPSHSISSYFVENRDMIESTSSKKSHSTLGDPNFVENYFKSSRLHFIGTWRHRYHKRFPLCSEFKCSSSGLKVLSDVQRTAIIHVDMDCFFVSVIIRNHPELHDKPVAVCHSDSAKGTAEISSANYPARDYGVRAGMFVRDAKALCPHITIFPYNFEAYEEVADQFYDILHKYCTRVQAVSCDEAFLDTTYLEGEDPEILASKIRKEIFETTGCTASTGIAANMLMARLATRTAKPNGQCYIPPQKVDEYLYHLPIKALPGIGHVLEEKLRKQNIQTCGQLRMISKDSLQKDFGVKTGEMLWNYSRGIDNRQVGVIQESKSIGAEVNWGVRFRDLKDSQHFLLNLCKEVSLRLQGCGVQGRKFTLKIKKRKKDADEPVKYMGCGDCDNFSHSMTVPVATDDVEVLQRITKQLFGSFHFDVKDIRGIGLQVSKLENADTNKQGIERNTLKSWLASASASTEEKCNISRMSEGGADVIQHSVQMDLNLSTGQDSLNQVSAVPPLCDLDVGVIENLPPELFAELNGIYDGKLLDLITKNRDKSENVSSYFSNPPHALEGAMNEGKGSPFLELVNQNKEPVAMKFAVEAAPAVPVLGAGLFNEAIPAFVHDKIDLMPSSLSQIDTSVLQQLPETLRADVLELLPAHRRQAFSSGDTLKGSMGTKIPENLAGSIDAVANNNLWVGNPPLWVEKFKVSNFLTLNMLADMYYKYGSTGNLSQILQHTVSVTVHPPSASSNGWDEAIDNFCEILRQYIKLKIEVDIEEIYVCFRLLRRIMSKSEFFLQAYNTVIPYLQTSVDQIYGGSMHITS; encoded by the exons ATGAGTTTCGATTCCTCTCGCTCCGCAAATTCAGGCCAGAAAATAAAGCGAAACTTCAATTCTATGCAGTCGAACAGCGTTAGCAATAGCAATACCAGtgtaaataacaataaaaagaagaaaaagacaaacCAGAAAACCCTAGGCGTGGGTTGGGGTTCAAATTCTCTCGCCTCTTCTCGCTCTTCTTTTCGCAATTCTCCTTTTTCCAATTTCGGCAG TTACATGGTAGAAAAGAACCGGAAACTTCAAAGCCAGTTTGATGCAGAAGCTTCGAGTTCTTCACATAGTGATTCAACGTCTGGTAGGCCTATATTTCAAGGGATTTCAATCTTTGTTGATGGTTTCACAGTTCCTTCCAGTCAG GAATTGCGAGGCTACATGTTGAAGTATGGTGGACGACATGAGAATTACTTCTCTAGGCGTCGTGTTACTCATATTATCTGCAGCAATCTTCCAGATAGTAAAATCAAGAATCTGAG GTCTTTCAGTGGTGGGCTCCCAGTTGTGAAGCCAGGATGGGTTTTGGATTCTATTGCTGCTAACAAACTTTTGAGTT GGGTTCCTTATCAACTTGATCAACTTGCTAATAATCAACCAAAGTTGTCAGACTTTTTTGCATTGAAGCGCAGCCATTTCTCTGAGTCAACACCTGTGTTTTACCAAGCAAAACCTGAAACTGAGGATTCATCTTTGAACAATGGCCCATCAAAGAATGCTGATTTATCTGAATTGGGTGGGTCTGTGGAGCATGAATGCCAGACGAGGGGAGAAATTGAAGACCCTGTGGTAGCTTgtacaaatgaaaaaataactgAACAGCAAAGTAGTTCTACTGGAAAATCTTGTGAAGTAGACACACCAGAACAAAGTAATGCTGATGTTGAAAGTAACAGCTGTATAAAAGATGAACTTCAGTCTCGTAGACCCTCTCATTCAATTAGCAGTTATTTTGTGGAAAATAGAGATATGATAGAATCAACAAGTTCTAAAAAGTCTCATTCAACTCTTGGGGATcccaattttgttgaaaattatttcaag AGTTCAAGGCTACACTTCATAGGAACCTGGAGACATCGTTATCATAAGCGATTCCCCCTCTGTAGTGAGTTTAAGTGTTCAAGTTCTGGCCTGAAAGTGCTTTCAGATGTTCAGAGGACTGCCATAATCCATGTTGACATG GATTGCTTCTTTGTCTCAGTGATCATCAGGAACCATCCTGAATTACATGATAAGCCTGTAGCTGTATGTCATTCAGACAGTGCAAAAGGAACTGCAGAAATTTCATCTGCAAACTATCCTGCTCGTGATTATG GAGTTAGGGCTGGAATGTTTGTTAGAGATGCTAAGGCTCTTTGTCCCCACATCACCATTTTCCCATACAACTTTGAAGCTTATGAAGAG GTAGCTGATCAGTTCTATGACATTTTGCATAAGTACTGCACCAGAGTTCAG GCAGTTAGCTGTGATGAGGCATTTCTGGATACAACATACTTAGAAGGGGAAGATCCAGAAATTTTGGCTTCAAAAATAAGGAAAGAGATTTTTGAAACTACGGGATGCACAGCGAGCACTGGGATAGCTGCCAATATGCTTATGGCTCGCCTTGCCACTAGAACTGCTAAACCAAATGGTCAATGCTACATCCCTCCACAAAAA GTGGATGAGTATCTATATCATCTTCCAATCAAGGCACTTCCCGGAATAGGCCATGTTTTAGAGGAGAAGTTGAGGAAGCAAAATATTCAGACGTGTGGCCAGTTGCGTATGATTTCCAAG GATTCTCTTCAAAAGGATTTTGGTGTGAAAACTGGTGAGATGCTATGGAATTATAGTAGAGGAATAGATAATCGGCAAGTTGGGGTGATCCAG GAAAGCAAATCTATAGGTGCTGAAGTGAATTGGGGGGTGCGGTTCAGGGATTTGAAAGAT AGCCAACATTTTCTGTTAAACCTTTGCAAGGAGGTTTCATTACGCTTGCAAGGGTGCGGAGTGCAAGGGCGCAAATTTACCCTCAAG ataaaaaagagaaaaaaggacGCTGATGAGCCTGTTAAGTATATGGGCTGCGGAGACTGTGATAACTTTAGTCATTCTATGACG GTTCCAGTTGCTACTGATGATGTGGAGGTGCTTCAAAGGATAACAAAGCAGCTCTTTGGGTCTTTCCATTTTG ATGTTAAAGACATCCGGGGTATTGGCTTGCAAGTTTCCAAGCTTGAAAATGCAGACACTAATAAACAAG GGATTGAAAGAAACACTTTGAAATCATGGCTTGCATCTGCGTCAGCTAGTActgaagaaaaatgtaatatcaGTAGGATGTCTGAAGGTGGGGCTGATGTGATTCAGCATTCTGTCCAAATGGACCTTAACCTGTCCACTGGTCAAGATTCTTTGAACCAGGTTTCAGCTGTACCACCTTTATGCGATCTTGATGTGGGAGTGATAGAGAATCTTCCTCCAGAACTTTTTGCTGAGCTAAATGGAATTTACGATGGGAAATTATTGgatttaattaccaaaaacagagataaaagtgaaaatgtcAGCAGTTATTTCTCTAATCCTCCACACGCGCTTGAAG GTGCTATGAATGAGGGAAAGGGATCTCCATTCTTAGAATTGGTCAACCAAAACAAAGAACCAGTAGCAATGAAG TTTGCAGTTGAGGCAGCGCCAGCAGTGCCTGTTCTGGGAGCAGGATTGTTTAATGAGGCCATACCTGCTTTTGTTCATGATAAAATTGACTTAATGCCTTCATCTCTTAGTCAGATAGATACCTCAGTGTTACAACAGTTGCCTGAAACGCTGAGAGCTGATGTACTTGAGCTGCTTCCTGCACACAGACGGCAGGCATTCTCTTCTGGTGATACCTTGAAAGGTTCAATGGGTACCAAGATTCCTGAGAACCTGGCTGGATCGATTGATGCTGTTGCAAATAATAATCTTTGGGTTGGAAATCCTCCATTGTGGGTTGAAAAGTTCAAGGTCAGCAATTTCTTGACATTAAACATGCTGGCTGATATGTACTACAAATATGGATCAACTGGGAATTTATCTCAAATACTTCAACATACTGTATCTGTAACTGTACATCCTCCATCTGCAAGTTCTAATGGCTGGGATGAAGCTATTGATAACTTCTGTGAGATTCTCAGGCAATATATCAAACTAAAGATAGAAGTAGACATCGAAGAGATCTATGTTTGTTTTCGTCTTCTAAGAAG GATTATGTCAAAGTCAGAATTTTTCTTACAAGCATACAACACTGTCATACCTTACCTTCAG ACTTCTGTTGATCAAATTTATGGAGGAAGTATGCATATAACCTCATGA
- the LOC123227963 gene encoding DNA repair protein REV1 isoform X1: MSFDSSRSANSGQKIKRNFNSMQSNSVSNSNTSVNNNKKKKKTNQKTLGVGWGSNSLASSRSSFRNSPFSNFGSYMVEKNRKLQSQFDAEASSSSHSDSTSGRPIFQGISIFVDGFTVPSSQELRGYMLKYGGRHENYFSRRRVTHIICSNLPDSKIKNLRSFSGGLPVVKPGWVLDSIAANKLLSWVPYQLDQLANNQPKLSDFFALKRSHFSESTPVFYQAKPETEDSSLNNGPSKNADLSELGGSVEHECQTRGEIEDPVVACTNEKITEQQSSSTGKSCEVDTPEQSNADVESNSCIKDELQSRRPSHSISSYFVENRDMIESTSSKKSHSTLGDPNFVENYFKSSRLHFIGTWRHRYHKRFPLCSEFKCSSSGLKVLSDVQRTAIIHVDMDCFFVSVIIRNHPELHDKPVAVCHSDSAKGTAEISSANYPARDYGVRAGMFVRDAKALCPHITIFPYNFEAYEEVADQFYDILHKYCTRVQAVSCDEAFLDTTYLEGEDPEILASKIRKEIFETTGCTASTGIAANMLMARLATRTAKPNGQCYIPPQKVDEYLYHLPIKALPGIGHVLEEKLRKQNIQTCGQLRMISKDSLQKDFGVKTGEMLWNYSRGIDNRQVGVIQESKSIGAEVNWGVRFRDLKDSQHFLLNLCKEVSLRLQGCGVQGRKFTLKIKKRKKDADEPVKYMGCGDCDNFSHSMTVPVATDDVEVLQRITKQLFGSFHFDVKDIRGIGLQVSKLENADTNKQGIERNTLKSWLASASASTEEKCNISRMSEGGADVIQHSVQMDLNLSTGQDSLNQVSAVPPLCDLDVGVIENLPPELFAELNGIYDGKLLDLITKNRDKSENVSSYFSNPPHALEGAMNEGKGSPFLELVNQNKEPVAMKAEQFAVEAAPAVPVLGAGLFNEAIPAFVHDKIDLMPSSLSQIDTSVLQQLPETLRADVLELLPAHRRQAFSSGDTLKGSMGTKIPENLAGSIDAVANNNLWVGNPPLWVEKFKVSNFLTLNMLADMYYKYGSTGNLSQILQHTVSVTVHPPSASSNGWDEAIDNFCEILRQYIKLKIEVDIEEIYVCFRLLRRIMSKSEFFLQAYNTVIPYLQTSVDQIYGGSMHITS; the protein is encoded by the exons ATGAGTTTCGATTCCTCTCGCTCCGCAAATTCAGGCCAGAAAATAAAGCGAAACTTCAATTCTATGCAGTCGAACAGCGTTAGCAATAGCAATACCAGtgtaaataacaataaaaagaagaaaaagacaaacCAGAAAACCCTAGGCGTGGGTTGGGGTTCAAATTCTCTCGCCTCTTCTCGCTCTTCTTTTCGCAATTCTCCTTTTTCCAATTTCGGCAG TTACATGGTAGAAAAGAACCGGAAACTTCAAAGCCAGTTTGATGCAGAAGCTTCGAGTTCTTCACATAGTGATTCAACGTCTGGTAGGCCTATATTTCAAGGGATTTCAATCTTTGTTGATGGTTTCACAGTTCCTTCCAGTCAG GAATTGCGAGGCTACATGTTGAAGTATGGTGGACGACATGAGAATTACTTCTCTAGGCGTCGTGTTACTCATATTATCTGCAGCAATCTTCCAGATAGTAAAATCAAGAATCTGAG GTCTTTCAGTGGTGGGCTCCCAGTTGTGAAGCCAGGATGGGTTTTGGATTCTATTGCTGCTAACAAACTTTTGAGTT GGGTTCCTTATCAACTTGATCAACTTGCTAATAATCAACCAAAGTTGTCAGACTTTTTTGCATTGAAGCGCAGCCATTTCTCTGAGTCAACACCTGTGTTTTACCAAGCAAAACCTGAAACTGAGGATTCATCTTTGAACAATGGCCCATCAAAGAATGCTGATTTATCTGAATTGGGTGGGTCTGTGGAGCATGAATGCCAGACGAGGGGAGAAATTGAAGACCCTGTGGTAGCTTgtacaaatgaaaaaataactgAACAGCAAAGTAGTTCTACTGGAAAATCTTGTGAAGTAGACACACCAGAACAAAGTAATGCTGATGTTGAAAGTAACAGCTGTATAAAAGATGAACTTCAGTCTCGTAGACCCTCTCATTCAATTAGCAGTTATTTTGTGGAAAATAGAGATATGATAGAATCAACAAGTTCTAAAAAGTCTCATTCAACTCTTGGGGATcccaattttgttgaaaattatttcaag AGTTCAAGGCTACACTTCATAGGAACCTGGAGACATCGTTATCATAAGCGATTCCCCCTCTGTAGTGAGTTTAAGTGTTCAAGTTCTGGCCTGAAAGTGCTTTCAGATGTTCAGAGGACTGCCATAATCCATGTTGACATG GATTGCTTCTTTGTCTCAGTGATCATCAGGAACCATCCTGAATTACATGATAAGCCTGTAGCTGTATGTCATTCAGACAGTGCAAAAGGAACTGCAGAAATTTCATCTGCAAACTATCCTGCTCGTGATTATG GAGTTAGGGCTGGAATGTTTGTTAGAGATGCTAAGGCTCTTTGTCCCCACATCACCATTTTCCCATACAACTTTGAAGCTTATGAAGAG GTAGCTGATCAGTTCTATGACATTTTGCATAAGTACTGCACCAGAGTTCAG GCAGTTAGCTGTGATGAGGCATTTCTGGATACAACATACTTAGAAGGGGAAGATCCAGAAATTTTGGCTTCAAAAATAAGGAAAGAGATTTTTGAAACTACGGGATGCACAGCGAGCACTGGGATAGCTGCCAATATGCTTATGGCTCGCCTTGCCACTAGAACTGCTAAACCAAATGGTCAATGCTACATCCCTCCACAAAAA GTGGATGAGTATCTATATCATCTTCCAATCAAGGCACTTCCCGGAATAGGCCATGTTTTAGAGGAGAAGTTGAGGAAGCAAAATATTCAGACGTGTGGCCAGTTGCGTATGATTTCCAAG GATTCTCTTCAAAAGGATTTTGGTGTGAAAACTGGTGAGATGCTATGGAATTATAGTAGAGGAATAGATAATCGGCAAGTTGGGGTGATCCAG GAAAGCAAATCTATAGGTGCTGAAGTGAATTGGGGGGTGCGGTTCAGGGATTTGAAAGAT AGCCAACATTTTCTGTTAAACCTTTGCAAGGAGGTTTCATTACGCTTGCAAGGGTGCGGAGTGCAAGGGCGCAAATTTACCCTCAAG ataaaaaagagaaaaaaggacGCTGATGAGCCTGTTAAGTATATGGGCTGCGGAGACTGTGATAACTTTAGTCATTCTATGACG GTTCCAGTTGCTACTGATGATGTGGAGGTGCTTCAAAGGATAACAAAGCAGCTCTTTGGGTCTTTCCATTTTG ATGTTAAAGACATCCGGGGTATTGGCTTGCAAGTTTCCAAGCTTGAAAATGCAGACACTAATAAACAAG GGATTGAAAGAAACACTTTGAAATCATGGCTTGCATCTGCGTCAGCTAGTActgaagaaaaatgtaatatcaGTAGGATGTCTGAAGGTGGGGCTGATGTGATTCAGCATTCTGTCCAAATGGACCTTAACCTGTCCACTGGTCAAGATTCTTTGAACCAGGTTTCAGCTGTACCACCTTTATGCGATCTTGATGTGGGAGTGATAGAGAATCTTCCTCCAGAACTTTTTGCTGAGCTAAATGGAATTTACGATGGGAAATTATTGgatttaattaccaaaaacagagataaaagtgaaaatgtcAGCAGTTATTTCTCTAATCCTCCACACGCGCTTGAAG GTGCTATGAATGAGGGAAAGGGATCTCCATTCTTAGAATTGGTCAACCAAAACAAAGAACCAGTAGCAATGAAG gcTGAGCAGTTTGCAGTTGAGGCAGCGCCAGCAGTGCCTGTTCTGGGAGCAGGATTGTTTAATGAGGCCATACCTGCTTTTGTTCATGATAAAATTGACTTAATGCCTTCATCTCTTAGTCAGATAGATACCTCAGTGTTACAACAGTTGCCTGAAACGCTGAGAGCTGATGTACTTGAGCTGCTTCCTGCACACAGACGGCAGGCATTCTCTTCTGGTGATACCTTGAAAGGTTCAATGGGTACCAAGATTCCTGAGAACCTGGCTGGATCGATTGATGCTGTTGCAAATAATAATCTTTGGGTTGGAAATCCTCCATTGTGGGTTGAAAAGTTCAAGGTCAGCAATTTCTTGACATTAAACATGCTGGCTGATATGTACTACAAATATGGATCAACTGGGAATTTATCTCAAATACTTCAACATACTGTATCTGTAACTGTACATCCTCCATCTGCAAGTTCTAATGGCTGGGATGAAGCTATTGATAACTTCTGTGAGATTCTCAGGCAATATATCAAACTAAAGATAGAAGTAGACATCGAAGAGATCTATGTTTGTTTTCGTCTTCTAAGAAG GATTATGTCAAAGTCAGAATTTTTCTTACAAGCATACAACACTGTCATACCTTACCTTCAG ACTTCTGTTGATCAAATTTATGGAGGAAGTATGCATATAACCTCATGA